Proteins encoded by one window of Superficieibacter sp. HKU1:
- a CDS encoding PTS transporter subunit EIIC: MAFQEKMIDSLGSFATKFNSYRYIMAIKSSFITLMPVIIVGAFSVLISNMVLDPKNGLASFQSLSFLAALKPITSAINYATLNFLNIGAVFLIGIELGRINGIKTLFPGLLAVICFICVTPTTVEMMVDGQMHEVKDVLLRQFSDTRSLFLGMFIAILSVEIYCWLEGRPGLKIKMPDTVPPNVSASFSALIPAIITTTVIATFGFVFHQITGMYLYDAVYQVVQQPLERVVQSLPGILLLMFVAQLFWVIGIHGNQMIKPIREPLLLGAITVNMSAFEQGKEVPNIITMPFWDVYMSIGGSGLTIGLLIAVMIATKRKEMREIAKLSIGPGLFNINEPVIFGMPIMLNPILAIPFIITPLVTGSIGYFATVTGFAGKAVVMVPWTTPPLINAWLSTAGSMGAVVTQLICIITAVIIYLPFVKIASRRAEQAQLLSEQQAAATK; encoded by the coding sequence ATGGCATTTCAGGAAAAAATGATCGACTCGCTGGGCAGTTTTGCGACTAAATTCAACAGTTATCGCTACATCATGGCGATCAAATCCTCCTTCATCACGCTGATGCCGGTGATCATCGTTGGCGCATTTTCGGTGTTAATTTCCAACATGGTGCTGGATCCTAAAAACGGTCTGGCCAGCTTCCAGTCGCTCTCTTTCCTTGCCGCGCTCAAACCTATTACCAGCGCCATTAACTATGCCACGCTGAACTTCCTCAATATCGGCGCGGTGTTTTTGATCGGTATTGAGCTGGGCCGAATTAACGGTATTAAAACGCTCTTTCCCGGCCTGCTGGCGGTGATCTGCTTTATCTGCGTCACGCCGACCACTGTGGAGATGATGGTTGACGGACAGATGCACGAAGTCAAAGACGTGCTGCTGCGCCAGTTCTCCGACACCCGCAGTCTGTTCCTCGGCATGTTTATCGCCATTCTGTCGGTTGAAATCTACTGCTGGCTGGAAGGGCGTCCGGGGCTGAAGATCAAAATGCCGGACACCGTGCCGCCAAACGTCTCCGCCTCGTTTTCGGCGCTGATCCCGGCGATCATCACTACCACCGTGATTGCCACCTTCGGCTTTGTGTTCCATCAGATCACCGGTATGTACCTGTACGATGCGGTATACCAGGTCGTGCAGCAACCGCTGGAGCGGGTAGTGCAAAGCCTGCCGGGGATCCTGCTGCTGATGTTTGTCGCCCAGTTGTTCTGGGTGATTGGCATTCACGGCAACCAGATGATCAAACCGATCCGCGAGCCGCTGCTGCTGGGGGCGATCACCGTCAATATGAGCGCCTTTGAACAGGGCAAAGAGGTGCCGAATATCATCACCATGCCGTTCTGGGATGTGTATATGAGCATTGGGGGTTCCGGCCTGACCATCGGCCTGCTGATCGCGGTGATGATTGCGACTAAACGCAAAGAAATGCGTGAGATCGCCAAACTTTCTATTGGCCCTGGCCTCTTTAATATCAACGAACCGGTGATTTTCGGCATGCCGATCATGCTCAACCCGATTCTGGCGATCCCTTTTATTATCACGCCGCTGGTCACCGGATCTATCGGCTATTTCGCCACCGTCACCGGGTTTGCCGGAAAAGCCGTGGTGATGGTGCCGTGGACCACGCCGCCACTGATTAACGCCTGGCTTTCTACCGCGGGTTCAATGGGCGCAGTGGTCACTCAGCTTATCTGCATTATTACGGCGGTGATTATCTACCTGCCGTTTGTCAAAATCGCTTCCCGCCGCGCGGAGCAGGCGCAGTTGCTGAGCGAACAGCAGGCTGCCGCTACTAAATGA
- a CDS encoding LacI family DNA-binding transcriptional regulator has protein sequence MATMLDVSLRAGVSKATVSRVLNGTGQVKESTRQQVFKAMEELGYRPNFLARSLANRTSNSIGLVVSTFDGFYFGRLLQQAARQTESYGKQLIVTDGHDTPECEEQAVQMLADRHCDAIVLYTRFMSEKTMTSLITSLPMPLIIINRDVSSARERCVFFEQQDAAFQAVEYLISQGHRDIACITVPIHTPTGKARLMGYRQALEKHGIAQDERKVKYGDASMTRGYELCQELLAEEVKFSALFACNDDMALGASKALHQAELHIPQDISLFGFDDAPSARWLEPGLSTVYLPIDTMIITAIDQAIKLVGGQPLEPIPPFTGKLVLRDSVTTGPYFNQNSSSASSSSMV, from the coding sequence ATGGCAACAATGCTGGATGTCTCACTACGCGCCGGGGTGTCGAAAGCGACGGTTTCCCGCGTACTGAACGGCACAGGTCAGGTTAAAGAGAGCACCCGTCAGCAGGTTTTTAAGGCCATGGAAGAGCTGGGCTATCGCCCCAACTTTCTCGCCCGTTCGCTGGCCAACCGCACCAGCAACAGTATTGGTCTGGTGGTCTCAACTTTTGATGGCTTCTATTTTGGCCGTCTGCTGCAACAGGCGGCGCGCCAGACGGAATCGTATGGTAAGCAGTTGATTGTGACCGACGGTCACGACACGCCGGAGTGCGAAGAACAGGCGGTGCAGATGCTGGCCGATCGCCACTGCGACGCTATCGTCCTCTATACGCGTTTTATGAGCGAAAAGACGATGACCTCGCTAATCACCTCGCTGCCGATGCCGCTGATCATCATCAATCGCGACGTCAGTTCCGCGCGCGAACGCTGTGTATTCTTTGAGCAGCAGGACGCCGCGTTTCAGGCGGTAGAGTATCTGATTTCTCAGGGTCACCGTGACATCGCCTGCATCACCGTCCCGATCCATACCCCAACCGGCAAGGCGCGCCTGATGGGCTATCGCCAGGCGCTGGAAAAACACGGTATTGCCCAGGATGAACGTAAGGTCAAATACGGCGATGCCAGTATGACGCGGGGCTACGAGCTCTGTCAGGAACTGCTGGCGGAAGAGGTGAAATTCAGCGCGCTGTTTGCCTGCAACGATGATATGGCGCTGGGCGCGTCAAAAGCGCTGCACCAGGCGGAGTTGCATATTCCGCAGGATATTTCACTGTTCGGCTTTGACGATGCCCCCAGCGCCCGCTGGCTGGAACCGGGGTTGTCAACGGTTTACCTGCCCATCGACACCATGATTATCACGGCGATCGATCAGGCGATCAAGCTGGTGGGCGGGCAGCCGCTGGAGCCAATCCCGCCGTTCACCGGTAAACTGGTGTTACGTGATTCCGTCACGACGGGCCCCTATTTCAATCAGAACAGTTCCAGCGCCAGCAGCTCGTCAATGGTCTGA
- the lysA gene encoding diaminopimelate decarboxylase, with the protein MPRALHTTDSDLNAENLLRLPAEFGCPVWVYDAQIIRRQIALLSRFDVVRFAQKACSNIHILRLMREQGVKVDSVSLGEIERALAAGYDPQTHPDDIVFTADLIDSATLARVHELQIPVNAGSIDMLEQLGQVSPGHRVWLRVNPGFGHGHSQKTNTGGENSKHGIWYGDLPAALATIRQYGLHLIGIHMHIGSGVDYGHLEQVCGAMVQQVIDCGQDLEAISAGGGLSIPYREGDESINTDHYFGLWNAAREQIARHLGHAIKLEIEPGRFLVAESGVLVSQVRSVKAMGSRHFVLIDAGFNDLMRPSMYGSYHHISALAADGRNLDAAPRLETVVAGPLCESGDVFTQQEGGKVETRALPAVAPGDYLVLHDTGAYGASMSSNYNSRPLLPEVLFDGGKARLIRRRQTIDELLALELF; encoded by the coding sequence ATGCCGCGCGCTCTGCACACCACCGACAGCGATTTGAACGCTGAAAACCTGTTACGCTTACCCGCTGAATTCGGCTGCCCGGTCTGGGTCTACGATGCGCAAATTATCCGCCGCCAGATTGCCCTGCTGAGCCGTTTTGACGTGGTGCGTTTTGCGCAAAAAGCCTGCTCGAATATTCATATTCTGCGCCTGATGCGCGAGCAGGGGGTCAAGGTAGATTCGGTATCGCTGGGGGAAATCGAACGCGCGCTGGCGGCGGGCTACGATCCGCAGACCCATCCGGACGATATCGTATTTACCGCCGATCTTATCGACAGCGCTACCCTGGCGCGGGTGCATGAGTTGCAGATCCCGGTTAATGCCGGGTCGATTGATATGCTCGAGCAGCTCGGGCAGGTCTCGCCGGGCCATCGCGTCTGGCTGCGGGTCAATCCGGGATTCGGTCACGGACACAGCCAGAAAACCAATACCGGCGGCGAAAACAGCAAACACGGGATCTGGTACGGCGATCTTCCGGCGGCGCTGGCAACGATCCGCCAGTACGGACTGCATCTTATCGGTATCCACATGCATATCGGTTCGGGCGTGGATTACGGCCATCTTGAACAGGTCTGTGGTGCGATGGTACAGCAGGTAATTGATTGCGGTCAGGATCTGGAGGCGATCTCAGCAGGCGGCGGGCTGTCGATCCCTTACCGCGAGGGCGATGAGTCGATCAATACCGATCACTATTTTGGCCTGTGGAACGCCGCCCGGGAGCAGATTGCCCGCCATCTGGGCCATGCGATTAAACTGGAAATTGAACCGGGACGTTTTCTGGTGGCTGAATCCGGAGTACTGGTGTCTCAGGTGCGGAGCGTTAAAGCGATGGGCAGCCGTCATTTTGTGTTAATTGACGCCGGCTTTAACGACCTGATGCGTCCGTCCATGTACGGCAGCTATCATCATATTAGCGCGCTGGCGGCCGATGGCCGGAATTTGGACGCAGCCCCGCGGCTGGAGACGGTGGTTGCCGGGCCGCTGTGTGAATCGGGCGATGTATTTACCCAGCAGGAGGGCGGCAAAGTTGAAACCCGCGCGCTGCCAGCGGTCGCGCCGGGCGATTATCTGGTCCTGCACGATACCGGGGCTTATGGCGCGTCGATGTCGTCGAACTACAACAGCCGCCCGCTGCTGCCGGAAGTGCTGTTTGACGGTGGAAAAGCGCGTTTGATCCGCCGCCGTCAGACCATTGACGAGCTGCTGGCGCTGGAACTGTTCTGA
- a CDS encoding LysR family transcriptional regulator: protein MPAVNLRHIEIFHAVMTTGNLTEAARMLHTSQPTVSRELARFEKVLGLTLFTRSRGRLHPTVQGLRLFEEVQRSWYGLDRIVSAAESLREFRQGELSVACLPVFSQSFLPVLIPPFLARYPEVSLNIVPQESPLLEEWLSAQRHDLGLTETLHTPAGTERTPLLTLNEVCVLPQDHPLTARDILTPADFHGENYISLSRTDSYRQLLDTLFSDHQVKRRMVVETHNAASICALVRAGAGISVVNPLTALDYAATGVAVRAFSIDVPFTVSLIRPLHRPASALVDAFTDHLQASLPRITAPLAAMLKRA from the coding sequence ATGCCCGCCGTCAATTTACGTCACATAGAGATTTTTCACGCGGTGATGACCACCGGAAATCTTACCGAGGCCGCCCGGATGCTGCACACCTCGCAGCCGACCGTCAGCCGCGAACTGGCGCGCTTTGAGAAGGTGCTGGGGCTAACGCTATTTACGCGCTCGCGCGGCAGGCTGCATCCGACGGTGCAGGGATTACGGCTGTTTGAAGAGGTGCAGCGCTCGTGGTACGGGCTGGATCGCATTGTCAGCGCCGCGGAAAGTTTGCGCGAGTTTCGCCAGGGCGAACTGTCCGTTGCCTGCCTGCCAGTGTTTTCGCAGTCTTTTTTGCCTGTGCTGATCCCGCCTTTTCTGGCGCGTTATCCGGAGGTAAGCCTGAATATTGTGCCGCAGGAATCGCCGCTGCTGGAAGAGTGGCTCTCGGCGCAGCGCCACGATCTCGGGCTGACCGAAACGCTGCATACGCCAGCCGGCACCGAACGCACGCCGCTGCTGACGCTTAACGAAGTCTGCGTATTGCCGCAGGATCATCCCTTAACCGCCCGCGACATACTGACGCCTGCCGATTTTCACGGTGAAAATTACATCAGCCTGTCGCGCACCGACAGCTATCGCCAGCTACTGGATACCTTATTCAGCGACCATCAGGTGAAACGGCGGATGGTGGTGGAGACGCACAACGCCGCGTCAATTTGCGCGCTGGTGCGAGCGGGCGCGGGGATCTCGGTCGTCAACCCGCTGACCGCGCTGGACTATGCGGCAACCGGCGTGGCGGTGCGGGCCTTTAGCATTGACGTGCCGTTCACCGTCAGCCTGATCCGCCCGCTGCATCGTCCGGCCTCGGCGCTGGTGGACGCCTTTACCGACCATCTGCAAGCCAGTCTGCCACGGATTACCGCACCGCTGGCGGCAATGCTTAAGAGAGCATGA
- a CDS encoding aspartate/glutamate racemase codes for MKTIGLLGGMSWESTIPYYRLINEGIKQRLGGLHSASLLLHSVDFHEIEACQASGEWEKAGDILAQAAVGLQRAGAEGIVLCTNTMHKVAEQIEDRCSLPFLHIAEATGRAIAKQDLRRVALLGTRYTMEQDFYRGRLAQQFAIETPIPEAEDRLRINQIIFDELCLGTFTDASRDYYLQVIQRLAEQGAEGVIFGCTEIGLLVPAELSPLPVFDTAAIHAADAVDFMLS; via the coding sequence ATGAAAACCATTGGCCTGCTGGGCGGCATGAGCTGGGAATCAACGATCCCCTATTATCGTTTAATCAACGAAGGTATTAAGCAGCGTCTTGGCGGACTGCACTCTGCCAGCCTGTTACTGCACAGCGTCGATTTCCATGAGATCGAAGCGTGTCAGGCCAGTGGCGAGTGGGAAAAGGCCGGGGATATCCTGGCGCAGGCGGCGGTGGGATTACAACGCGCCGGAGCTGAGGGGATCGTACTGTGTACCAATACTATGCACAAAGTGGCAGAGCAGATTGAAGATCGCTGTTCGCTGCCGTTTTTGCATATCGCCGAGGCCACCGGGCGGGCGATTGCGAAACAGGATCTGCGGCGGGTGGCGCTACTCGGCACCCGCTATACTATGGAGCAGGATTTTTATCGCGGACGGCTGGCGCAGCAGTTTGCGATTGAAACCCCAATCCCGGAAGCGGAAGATCGCCTGCGTATCAACCAGATTATCTTTGATGAGTTATGCCTCGGTACCTTTACCGATGCCTCGCGCGATTACTATCTTCAGGTGATTCAGCGTCTGGCAGAGCAGGGCGCGGAAGGGGTGATTTTCGGCTGCACCGAAATTGGTCTGCTGGTTCCCGCCGAACTCAGCCCCCTTCCGGTGTTTGATACTGCCGCTATCCATGCGGCGGATGCAGTTGATTTCATGCTCTCTTAA
- a CDS encoding sugar porter family MFS transporter encodes MTSLSHESTAVPRALRDTRRMNIFVSVSAAVAGLLFGLDIGVIAGALPFITDHFVLTSRLQEWVVSSMMLGAALGALFNGWLSFRLGRKYSLMAGAILFIAGSLGSAFAPGVEVLIAARIVLGVAVGIASYTAPLYLSEMASENVRGKMISMYQLMVTLGIVLAFLSDTAFSYSGNWRAMLGVLALPAILLMILVIFLPNSPRWLAEKGRHIEAEEVLRMLRDTSEKAREELNEIRESLKLKQGGWRLFKVNRNVRRAVFLGMLLQAMQQFTGMNIIMYYAPRIFKMAGFTTTEQQMIATLVVGLTFMFATFIAIFMVDKSGRKPALKIGFSVMALGTLVLGYCLMQFDQGTASPGLSWLSVGMTMMCIAGYAMSAAPVVWILCSEIQPLKCRDFGITCSTTTNWVSNMIIGATFLTLLDSIGAAGTFWLYTALNIAFVGITFWLIPETKNVTLEHIERNLMAGKKLRNIGN; translated from the coding sequence ATGACTTCACTCAGCCACGAATCAACGGCGGTACCGCGCGCATTACGCGATACGCGCCGAATGAATATATTTGTTTCGGTGTCGGCAGCAGTGGCCGGACTGCTGTTCGGTCTGGATATCGGCGTGATTGCCGGGGCGCTACCGTTTATTACCGATCACTTTGTTCTCACCAGCCGGCTTCAGGAATGGGTGGTGAGCAGCATGATGCTGGGTGCTGCACTGGGCGCGCTGTTCAACGGCTGGCTCTCCTTCCGGCTGGGGCGTAAATACAGCCTGATGGCGGGAGCGATTCTGTTTATCGCCGGATCGCTCGGCTCAGCATTTGCGCCGGGCGTGGAAGTGCTGATCGCAGCGCGCATTGTGCTCGGGGTGGCGGTAGGCATTGCCTCCTATACTGCGCCACTGTACCTGTCGGAAATGGCCAGCGAAAACGTGCGCGGTAAGATGATCAGCATGTATCAATTGATGGTCACTCTGGGCATCGTGCTGGCCTTTTTGTCCGATACGGCCTTCAGCTACAGCGGTAACTGGCGTGCGATGCTGGGCGTGCTGGCGCTTCCGGCGATTCTGTTGATGATCCTGGTGATCTTCCTGCCTAACAGCCCGCGCTGGCTGGCAGAAAAAGGTCGGCATATTGAAGCCGAAGAGGTGCTGCGGATGCTGCGCGACACCTCAGAAAAGGCACGCGAAGAACTCAATGAAATCCGTGAAAGCCTGAAACTGAAGCAGGGCGGCTGGAGGCTGTTTAAGGTTAACCGCAACGTGCGTCGCGCGGTGTTTCTGGGCATGCTGCTTCAGGCGATGCAGCAGTTCACCGGCATGAATATCATCATGTACTACGCGCCGCGTATTTTTAAAATGGCCGGGTTTACCACCACCGAGCAGCAAATGATCGCCACGCTGGTTGTCGGGCTGACCTTTATGTTCGCCACCTTTATCGCTATTTTTATGGTCGATAAATCCGGGCGTAAACCGGCGCTGAAGATTGGCTTTAGCGTGATGGCGCTGGGAACGCTGGTGCTGGGCTACTGCCTGATGCAGTTCGATCAGGGCACCGCCTCGCCGGGCCTGTCGTGGCTCTCCGTAGGGATGACCATGATGTGTATCGCGGGCTATGCAATGAGTGCCGCGCCGGTAGTATGGATCCTGTGCTCTGAAATTCAGCCGCTCAAATGTCGCGACTTCGGCATTACCTGTTCAACGACGACCAACTGGGTATCGAACATGATCATCGGGGCTACCTTCCTGACGCTGCTCGACAGTATCGGCGCGGCCGGAACCTTCTGGCTCTACACGGCGCTGAATATTGCCTTTGTCGGCATCACGTTCTGGCTGATCCCGGAGACCAAAAACGTCACCCTCGAACATATCGAACGCAACCTGATGGCGGGTAAAAAACTACGCAATATCGGCAACTGA
- the kduD gene encoding 2-dehydro-3-deoxy-D-gluconate 5-dehydrogenase KduD has product MILEAFSLQGKVAVVSGCDTGLGQGMALGLAEAGCDIVGINIVEPTETIERVTALGRRFLSLTADLRQIDGIPALLERAVAEFGHIDILVNNAGLIRREDAIDFSEKDWDDVMNLNIKSVFFMSQAAAKHFIAQGKGGKIINIASMLSFQGGIRVPSYTASKSGVMGITRLMANEWAQHNVNVNAIAPGYMATNNTQQLRADEQRSAEILDRIPAGRWGLPGDLMGPVVFLASSASDYINGYTIAVDGGWLAR; this is encoded by the coding sequence ATGATTCTGGAAGCATTTTCTCTGCAAGGTAAAGTCGCGGTGGTCTCCGGATGCGATACCGGTCTGGGACAAGGTATGGCGCTGGGTCTGGCCGAAGCCGGCTGTGACATTGTGGGTATCAACATCGTTGAACCGACAGAAACCATTGAGCGGGTAACTGCGTTGGGCCGCCGCTTCCTCAGTCTGACCGCCGATCTGCGCCAGATTGACGGCATTCCGGCACTGCTGGAGCGCGCCGTGGCCGAGTTTGGTCATATTGATATTCTGGTGAATAACGCGGGCCTGATCCGCCGTGAAGACGCGATCGACTTTAGCGAAAAAGACTGGGACGACGTGATGAACCTGAACATCAAGAGCGTGTTCTTTATGTCTCAGGCGGCAGCGAAGCATTTTATCGCCCAGGGCAAGGGCGGCAAAATCATTAACATCGCCTCCATGCTGTCGTTTCAGGGCGGCATTCGCGTTCCGTCCTATACCGCATCAAAAAGCGGCGTGATGGGCATTACCCGCCTGATGGCGAACGAGTGGGCGCAGCACAATGTCAACGTCAACGCGATTGCGCCGGGCTATATGGCGACCAACAATACGCAGCAGCTGCGTGCCGATGAGCAACGTAGCGCGGAGATCCTCGACCGTATCCCGGCGGGCCGCTGGGGCCTGCCGGGCGATCTGATGGGGCCGGTGGTGTTCCTTGCCTCCAGTGCCTCTGATTACATCAACGGTTATACCATTGCCGTAGACGGCGGCTGGCTGGCGCGTTAA